A genomic stretch from Bosea sp. F3-2 includes:
- a CDS encoding transketolase, with the protein MTTDPRLPFLAELEKKILWLASWTIHNANHIRSNEDGMKVGGHQASSASLATIMTALYMAALKPQDRVAVKPHASPIFHAINYLMGLQTREKLENFRGYKGAQSYPSRTKDIDDVDFSTGSVGLGVAQTLFSSLTQDYVKAHGWAKDRPEGRMVSLIGDAELDEGNIFEALMEGWKHGVRNTWWIIDYNRQSLDAVIREGLYDRFETMFRNFGWDVVTLKYGSLQQAAFKEKGGERLKAWIDSCPNQLYSALTFQGGAAWRKRLMDDLGDQGPVTKLIESRSDAELSKLMCNLGGHDLPSILEAFESIDHDRPVCFLAYTVKGFGLPIAGHKDNHAGLMTKEQLDGFRKANNIRPGHEWDLFEGLDLSESAIKGFLDKVPFFSEGRRRFSAAKLPVPEKLEAGIQPSMSTQMGFGKVLDDLAKMGGPLADRIVTTAPDVTVSTNLGPWVNRRGLFARASMADTFKDERIPSMQKWEFSPRGQHIELGIAEMNLFINLSALGLSHSIFGERLIPIGTLYDPFISRGLDALNYACYQDARFMVVATPSGVTLAPEGGAHQSIATPLIGMSQDGLCAFEPGFVDELAVMMRWSFDYMQRDGEGDPDERTWLRDETGGSVYLRLSTRQVEQPSRAMTPELEREIIDGAYWLRKPGPNASVVIAYTGAVAPEAIEAVGLLSEDRRDVGLLAITSADRLNAGWQAAERARQRGNHAATSHIERLLGDLSRDCGIVSVLDGHPATLAWLGSVHGHRQKALGVEHFGQTGTVADLYRHFGIDANAIVHAANAASPGRPVRYLKALP; encoded by the coding sequence ATGACAACAGATCCGCGCCTGCCGTTTCTCGCCGAGCTGGAAAAGAAGATCCTCTGGCTCGCCTCGTGGACGATCCACAACGCCAACCACATCCGGTCGAACGAGGACGGAATGAAGGTCGGCGGGCATCAGGCCTCTTCGGCCTCGCTCGCCACGATCATGACCGCGCTTTACATGGCTGCGCTGAAGCCGCAGGACCGGGTGGCGGTGAAGCCGCATGCCTCGCCGATCTTCCACGCCATCAACTATCTGATGGGGCTGCAGACGCGCGAGAAGCTCGAGAATTTCCGCGGCTACAAGGGCGCGCAGAGCTACCCCTCCCGGACTAAGGACATCGACGACGTCGATTTCTCAACCGGCTCCGTCGGCCTCGGCGTCGCGCAGACGCTGTTCTCCTCGCTGACGCAGGATTATGTGAAGGCGCATGGCTGGGCGAAGGATCGCCCGGAAGGCCGCATGGTCTCTCTGATCGGCGATGCCGAGCTTGACGAGGGCAACATCTTCGAGGCCCTGATGGAGGGCTGGAAGCACGGCGTCCGCAACACCTGGTGGATCATCGACTACAACCGCCAGTCGCTCGACGCGGTGATCCGCGAAGGGCTCTACGATCGCTTCGAGACGATGTTCCGCAATTTCGGCTGGGATGTCGTGACGCTGAAATACGGCTCGCTGCAGCAGGCTGCGTTCAAGGAAAAGGGCGGCGAGCGGCTGAAGGCCTGGATCGATTCCTGCCCGAACCAGCTCTATTCGGCACTGACCTTCCAGGGCGGCGCGGCCTGGCGCAAGCGCCTGATGGACGATCTCGGCGATCAGGGCCCGGTGACGAAGCTGATCGAGAGCCGCTCCGACGCCGAGCTCTCGAAGCTGATGTGCAACCTCGGCGGCCATGACCTGCCGTCGATCCTCGAAGCCTTCGAGAGCATCGACCATGACCGGCCGGTCTGCTTCCTCGCCTATACGGTGAAGGGTTTCGGCCTGCCGATCGCCGGCCACAAGGACAACCATGCCGGGCTGATGACCAAGGAGCAGCTCGACGGCTTCCGCAAGGCCAACAACATCCGCCCCGGCCATGAGTGGGATCTGTTCGAGGGGCTCGACCTGTCCGAGAGCGCGATCAAGGGCTTCCTCGACAAGGTGCCGTTCTTCTCGGAGGGGCGTCGGCGCTTCTCCGCCGCCAAGCTGCCGGTTCCGGAGAAGCTGGAGGCCGGCATCCAGCCGTCGATGTCGACCCAGATGGGCTTCGGCAAGGTGCTCGACGATCTGGCGAAGATGGGTGGCCCGCTCGCCGACCGCATCGTCACGACGGCGCCGGACGTCACCGTCTCGACCAATCTCGGCCCCTGGGTGAACCGGCGCGGGCTGTTTGCCAGGGCCTCGATGGCCGACACCTTCAAGGACGAGCGCATCCCTTCGATGCAGAAATGGGAATTCTCGCCGAGGGGCCAGCACATCGAGCTCGGCATCGCCGAGATGAACCTGTTCATCAACCTCTCGGCGCTCGGCTTGTCGCATTCCATCTTCGGCGAGCGGCTGATCCCGATCGGCACGCTCTACGACCCCTTCATCTCGCGTGGCCTCGATGCGCTGAACTATGCCTGCTACCAGGATGCGCGCTTCATGGTGGTGGCGACGCCGTCCGGCGTGACGCTGGCGCCGGAGGGCGGCGCGCACCAGTCGATCGCGACGCCGCTGATCGGGATGAGCCAGGACGGGCTCTGCGCCTTCGAGCCGGGCTTCGTCGACGAGCTGGCGGTGATGATGCGCTGGTCCTTCGACTATATGCAGCGCGACGGCGAGGGCGATCCGGACGAGCGGACCTGGCTGCGCGACGAGACCGGTGGCTCGGTCTATCTGCGCCTGTCGACGCGGCAGGTCGAGCAGCCGAGCCGGGCGATGACGCCGGAGCTGGAACGCGAGATCATCGATGGTGCCTATTGGCTGCGTAAACCCGGCCCCAACGCCTCGGTCGTCATCGCCTATACAGGGGCGGTCGCGCCCGAAGCCATCGAGGCGGTCGGACTGCTCTCCGAGGACCGGCGCGATGTCGGCCTGCTGGCCATCACCTCTGCGGATCGTCTCAATGCTGGTTGGCAGGCGGCCGAACGCGCGCGCCAGCGGGGCAACCACGCTGCGACAAGCCATATCGAGCGGCTGCTCGGGGATCTCTCCCGTGATTGCGGGATCGTGTCAGTGCTGGACGGGCATCCGGCGACGCTCGCCTGGCTCGGCAGCGTGCACGGCCACCGGCAAAAGGCGCTCGGCGTCGAGCATTTCGGCCAGACCGGCACGGTCGCCGATCTCTACCGGCATTTCGGCATCGACGCGAATGCGATCGTCCATGCCGCGAACGCCGCATCCCCCGGGCGTCCGGTGCGCTATCTCAAGGCGTTGCCCTGA
- a CDS encoding invasion associated locus B family protein, whose protein sequence is MAKPSQPVAQNQAAPNVSQPAAQSATLPNGASAINETYGDWTVDCRIANGQRLCVLLQSQGNSQTGQRVFAIELRTPKDGRAEGTILFPFGMKLENGAVLRLDDKDLGQGLRFSTCMAQGCLLPISFPTVATDAMKTGKSLTVAALNLSTNEPVPFNVSLTGFAAAFERIAQIDR, encoded by the coding sequence TTGGCGAAGCCGTCCCAGCCCGTTGCGCAGAACCAGGCTGCTCCGAACGTCAGTCAACCTGCCGCCCAGTCCGCGACGCTGCCGAACGGCGCAAGCGCGATCAACGAGACCTATGGCGACTGGACGGTCGATTGCCGCATCGCCAATGGCCAGCGGCTCTGTGTCCTCCTTCAGTCGCAGGGCAACAGCCAGACCGGGCAGCGCGTCTTCGCCATCGAGTTGCGGACCCCTAAGGACGGGCGCGCCGAGGGCACGATCCTGTTCCCGTTCGGCATGAAGCTGGAGAACGGCGCCGTCCTGCGGCTCGACGACAAGGATCTGGGGCAGGGCCTGCGCTTCTCGACCTGCATGGCGCAGGGCTGCCTGCTGCCGATCTCCTTCCCGACAGTTGCGACCGACGCGATGAAGACCGGCAAGAGTTTGACGGTCGCGGCGCTCAACCTGTCGACTAACGAGCCGGTACCCTTCAACGTATCCCTGACCGGCTTCGCCGCTGCCTTCGAGCGCATCGCGCAGATCGACAGGTAG
- a CDS encoding aspartate-semialdehyde dehydrogenase: protein MSFKVAVVGATGNVGREMLDILAERAFPVGEVVALASSRSIGTEVSFGDRTLKVKALEHYDFSDTDICLMSAGGEISKTWSPKIGAQGAVVIDNSSAWRMHPDVPLIVPEVNAAAAAGFSKMNIIANPNCSTAQLVVALKPLHDRFGIKRVVVSTYQSVSGAGKEGMDELFNQTRAVFSAGEVETKKFPKRISFNLIPQIDVFMEDGFTKEEWKMMVETKKILDKNIKLTATCVRVPVFIGHSESVNIECEKPITADEAREVLRTAPGILVIDKHEPGGYITPHEAAGEDATYISRIREDATVENGLAFWCVSDNLRKGAALNAIQIAEVLVNRKLIQPRKQAA from the coding sequence ATGAGCTTCAAGGTCGCAGTGGTCGGTGCAACCGGCAATGTAGGCCGCGAGATGCTGGACATTCTCGCCGAGCGCGCTTTCCCCGTTGGTGAGGTCGTGGCGTTGGCCTCGTCCCGCTCCATCGGCACCGAGGTTTCCTTCGGCGACAGGACGCTGAAGGTGAAGGCGCTCGAGCATTACGACTTCTCCGACACCGATATCTGCCTGATGTCGGCGGGCGGCGAGATCTCGAAGACCTGGTCGCCGAAGATCGGCGCGCAGGGCGCTGTCGTGATCGACAATTCTTCGGCCTGGCGCATGCATCCGGACGTGCCGCTGATCGTGCCGGAGGTGAACGCCGCGGCTGCTGCCGGCTTCTCCAAGATGAACATCATCGCCAATCCGAACTGCTCGACCGCGCAGCTCGTCGTGGCGCTGAAGCCGCTGCATGACCGCTTCGGCATCAAGCGCGTCGTCGTCTCGACCTATCAGTCGGTTTCCGGCGCCGGCAAGGAAGGCATGGACGAGCTCTTCAACCAGACCCGCGCGGTGTTCTCGGCCGGCGAGGTAGAGACCAAGAAGTTCCCGAAGCGCATCTCCTTCAACCTCATCCCGCAGATCGACGTCTTCATGGAGGACGGCTTCACCAAGGAAGAGTGGAAGATGATGGTCGAGACCAAGAAGATCCTCGACAAGAACATCAAGCTGACCGCGACCTGCGTGCGTGTGCCGGTCTTCATCGGCCATTCCGAGTCGGTCAACATCGAGTGCGAAAAGCCGATCACGGCCGACGAGGCGCGCGAGGTGCTGCGTACGGCGCCGGGCATCCTCGTCATCGATAAGCACGAGCCCGGCGGCTACATCACCCCGCACGAGGCGGCCGGCGAGGACGCGACCTATATCTCGCGTATCCGCGAGGATGCGACGGTGGAGAACGGGCTCGCCTTCTGGTGCGTCTCCGACAACCTCCGCAAGGGTGCGGCGCTGAACGCGATCCAGATCGCCGAGGTGCTCGTCAACCGCAAGCTGATCCAGCCGCGCAAGCAGGCGGCCTAA
- a CDS encoding PTS sugar transporter subunit IIA: MDVSELITPGAVLTGVKPTSKEQCLDLLARHAAGGTGIAADIIAAALKRREALGSTGIGSGIAMPHAPLAGLSAPFGLLAHLAKPVQFDAVDGEPVDIVCLILTPEAGQGQHLNALACVARCLQRQEVREAIRRGRRPQDVHAALCKS, from the coding sequence ATGGATGTTTCCGAACTGATCACCCCCGGCGCCGTGCTGACGGGGGTCAAGCCGACATCGAAGGAACAGTGCCTTGATCTGCTCGCCCGCCATGCGGCCGGGGGCACCGGGATAGCGGCCGATATTATCGCTGCGGCGTTGAAGCGACGGGAAGCGCTGGGCTCGACCGGGATCGGCAGCGGTATCGCCATGCCGCATGCGCCGCTTGCGGGCCTCTCCGCGCCCTTCGGCCTGCTGGCCCATTTGGCCAAGCCGGTCCAGTTCGATGCGGTCGATGGCGAACCGGTCGATATCGTCTGCCTGATCCTGACGCCGGAGGCCGGACAGGGCCAGCATCTCAACGCGCTCGCTTGTGTCGCCCGGTGTCTCCAACGTCAGGAGGTTCGCGAGGCGATCCGTCGGGGGCGCCGTCCGCAAGATGTTCATGCCGCGCTCTGCAAGAGCTGA
- a CDS encoding sensor histidine kinase KdpD: MPDELRTEPPRPSPDALLEQLRGETRGRLKIFLGAAPGVGKTYEMLLAGRARRAEGVDVVIGVVETHGRRETQALIEGCEVVPRAQVAYRGQSVDEMDLDAVLARRPELVLVDELAHTNAPGSRHPKRYLDVLELIERGIDVYTTLNIQHVESLNDVVAQITRIRVRETVPDSIIDRADAIEIIDLTPEDLIKRLNEGKVYLPETAKRAVSNYFSPGNLTALRELALRRTAQRVDEQLLSHMQAHAIAGPWAAGDRLIVCIDGSPRAASLVRHARRLAEKLKASWTALHIEAPGRALPSEAEKDRLSVAMRLAEQLGGEAVILPGETVPDEVLRYAASKNVSHIVIGSSSAARWRELLVGSVAQALIRDAGDISIHVIPSQETSTGEGRIATTTDGRRFEPGAYLAGLAFVAVAVGLGMLLHLVLDVRNIALVFLMAVLASAVTAGLWPALFTSVIGALAFNFFFLPPLYTLVIGDPESVLAFFFFLLVALIASNLTARVQRQAAAARQRARTTEDLYLFSRKLAGTGTLDDVLWASAYQIAAMLRVRVVILLPEEGSIAVRAGYPPDDTLDDADIAAAHWAWEHDRPAGRGADTLPGAKRLYLPLRTGRGAIGVIGLDSDRPGALLTPEQQRLFDALADQAAIAIERVQLAADVDKAKLAAEADRLRSALLTSISHDLKTPLAGIMGAAGTLRDYGKAIPEADRSELLGTVVEESERLNRFIANLLDMTRIEAGAMEPNYALLDVGDVVGAALRRAQGITRGHMIDLSLAPNLPMLRLDPVLFDQVLFNLVDNAAKYAPAGTTIGVHARAVGDAVVLDILDEGPGLPPADLERIFDSFYRVGKGDQIRAGTGLGLAICRGFVEAMGGTITAANRSDRQGAMFTIRMPIPPEAHQMKVLP, from the coding sequence ATGCCGGACGAGCTTCGTACCGAGCCGCCAAGACCGTCGCCGGATGCGCTGCTGGAGCAGCTCCGCGGCGAGACGCGCGGCAGGCTGAAGATCTTCCTCGGCGCCGCCCCCGGCGTCGGCAAGACCTATGAAATGCTGCTCGCGGGCCGGGCGCGCCGCGCCGAAGGCGTCGACGTCGTCATCGGCGTCGTCGAGACGCATGGCCGACGCGAAACGCAGGCCCTGATCGAAGGCTGCGAGGTGGTTCCGCGGGCGCAGGTAGCCTATCGCGGCCAGAGCGTCGATGAGATGGATCTCGACGCGGTGCTGGCGCGGCGGCCGGAACTCGTTCTCGTCGACGAGCTCGCCCACACCAACGCCCCGGGCAGCCGCCACCCGAAGCGCTATCTCGATGTGCTCGAGCTGATCGAGCGCGGCATCGACGTCTACACTACGCTCAACATCCAGCATGTCGAGAGCCTGAATGACGTCGTGGCGCAGATCACCCGCATCCGCGTGCGCGAGACGGTGCCGGATTCCATCATCGACCGGGCCGACGCGATCGAGATCATCGACCTCACGCCCGAGGACCTGATCAAGCGGCTCAACGAAGGCAAGGTCTATCTGCCGGAGACGGCCAAGCGGGCCGTCTCGAACTATTTCTCGCCGGGCAACCTGACGGCGCTACGGGAGCTTGCGCTGCGGCGCACGGCGCAGCGCGTCGACGAGCAGCTGCTCAGCCATATGCAGGCGCACGCGATCGCCGGCCCCTGGGCGGCCGGCGACCGGCTGATCGTCTGCATCGACGGCAGCCCGCGCGCCGCCTCGCTGGTACGCCATGCCCGACGTCTTGCGGAAAAGCTGAAGGCGTCATGGACGGCGCTGCATATCGAGGCGCCTGGGCGTGCGCTGCCTTCGGAGGCGGAGAAAGATCGGCTTTCCGTCGCAATGCGGCTCGCGGAGCAACTCGGCGGCGAGGCGGTGATCCTGCCGGGCGAGACGGTGCCGGACGAGGTGCTGCGCTATGCCGCCTCGAAGAATGTCAGCCATATCGTCATCGGCTCGTCGAGCGCTGCGCGCTGGCGGGAATTGCTCGTCGGTTCGGTGGCGCAGGCGCTGATCCGCGACGCTGGCGACATCAGCATCCATGTGATCCCGAGTCAGGAGACCAGCACGGGGGAGGGGCGCATCGCCACGACCACCGACGGGCGTCGCTTCGAGCCAGGTGCCTATCTGGCTGGTCTGGCCTTCGTTGCCGTGGCGGTAGGGCTCGGCATGTTGCTGCATCTCGTGCTCGATGTGCGCAACATCGCGCTCGTCTTCCTGATGGCGGTGCTGGCCTCGGCGGTGACGGCCGGGCTCTGGCCGGCGCTGTTCACCTCCGTGATCGGGGCGCTGGCCTTCAACTTCTTTTTCCTGCCGCCGCTCTACACGCTGGTCATCGGCGATCCCGAAAGCGTGCTCGCCTTCTTCTTCTTCCTGCTGGTCGCTCTGATCGCCAGCAATCTTACGGCCCGGGTCCAGCGTCAGGCTGCGGCGGCACGCCAGCGGGCGCGGACCACCGAGGACCTCTACCTGTTCTCGCGCAAGCTCGCCGGGACAGGCACGCTCGACGACGTGCTCTGGGCGAGTGCTTACCAGATCGCGGCGATGCTGCGCGTGCGCGTCGTCATCCTGCTGCCGGAGGAGGGCAGCATCGCGGTCCGGGCCGGCTATCCGCCCGACGATACGCTCGACGATGCCGATATCGCGGCGGCGCACTGGGCCTGGGAGCATGATCGCCCGGCGGGGCGCGGCGCCGACACGCTGCCGGGCGCGAAGCGGCTCTATCTGCCGCTGCGGACCGGGCGCGGCGCCATCGGCGTGATCGGGCTCGATTCCGACCGGCCCGGCGCCCTGCTGACGCCCGAGCAGCAACGCTTGTTCGACGCGCTGGCCGACCAGGCTGCGATCGCGATCGAGCGCGTCCAGCTCGCGGCGGATGTCGACAAGGCGAAGCTCGCGGCGGAGGCGGACCGGCTGCGCTCTGCACTGCTGACCTCGATCTCGCATGATCTCAAGACGCCGCTCGCCGGGATCATGGGTGCGGCCGGCACGCTGCGCGACTACGGCAAGGCGATTCCCGAGGCGGATCGATCCGAGCTTCTGGGGACGGTCGTCGAGGAATCCGAACGGCTCAACCGCTTCATCGCCAACCTGCTCGACATGACGCGGATCGAGGCCGGAGCAATGGAGCCGAACTATGCCCTGCTGGACGTCGGCGACGTCGTCGGCGCAGCGCTGCGGCGCGCGCAGGGCATTACGCGCGGCCATATGATCGACCTGTCGCTGGCGCCCAACCTGCCGATGCTGCGGCTCGACCCCGTGCTGTTCGACCAGGTGCTGTTCAACCTCGTTGACAACGCCGCGAAATACGCGCCGGCGGGCACAACGATCGGCGTCCATGCACGCGCGGTCGGCGATGCCGTGGTTCTGGACATCCTCGACGAGGGGCCGGGTCTGCCGCCGGCCGATCTCGAACGGATCTTCGACAGCTTCTACAGGGTCGGGAAGGGCGATCAGATCCGCGCCGGCACCGGGCTTGGCCTTGCGATCTGCCGCGGCTTCGTCGAGGCGATGGGTGGGACGATCACGGCCGCCAACCGCAGCGATCGACAGGGCGCGATGTTCACGATCCGCATGCCGATCCCGCCCGAAGCTCACCAGATGAAGGTATTGCCATGA
- a CDS encoding DMT family transporter has protein sequence MLIKTIRLAVNHKNPAKPLPQPFTPGHEPKPAAPAASLRRDNGLLGIGIMLLATIFLSAGDAASKYLATSVPALHIVWLRYAISGLILLAIVAIKNDWGLFRTRRPGMHLLRGCGVIGSSMLFVSSLKQLPIADATATSFVAPLFVTALSIPMLGERVGWRRWLATLGGLIGVLIVVRPGGAGFQLASLLPATSALCWAFALIVTRMMSGTENAIATVTYSTVFGALVMTLLLPLHWVTPTWEIALVGLFIGAVSTAGHWLVILAFRYAGASLLAPFSYIQLFWASLFGFFLFAALPDVWTLVGAVVIAASGLYTAHRERIRAKQVLG, from the coding sequence ATGCTGATCAAAACGATTAGGCTCGCCGTCAATCACAAAAATCCCGCCAAGCCATTGCCGCAGCCCTTCACTCCCGGTCATGAGCCCAAGCCTGCCGCGCCCGCTGCTTCGCTGCGACGCGACAACGGATTGCTCGGCATCGGCATCATGCTGCTCGCTACGATCTTCCTGTCGGCCGGCGATGCGGCGTCGAAATACCTCGCGACGAGCGTGCCGGCGCTGCACATCGTCTGGCTGCGCTATGCCATCTCCGGGCTGATCCTATTGGCGATCGTCGCCATCAAGAACGACTGGGGGCTGTTCCGGACAAGGCGGCCCGGCATGCACCTGCTGCGCGGCTGCGGCGTGATCGGTTCGTCCATGCTGTTCGTCTCGTCATTGAAGCAACTGCCGATCGCCGACGCGACGGCGACCAGCTTCGTCGCGCCGCTCTTCGTGACGGCATTGTCGATTCCGATGCTGGGCGAGCGTGTCGGCTGGCGGCGCTGGCTCGCGACGCTGGGGGGATTGATCGGCGTCCTGATCGTGGTGAGGCCGGGCGGGGCCGGCTTCCAGCTCGCCTCACTGCTGCCGGCCACCTCGGCGCTGTGCTGGGCCTTTGCCCTGATCGTGACGCGCATGATGAGCGGCACGGAGAACGCGATCGCGACGGTGACCTATTCGACCGTCTTCGGTGCGCTGGTAATGACGCTGCTGCTGCCGCTGCATTGGGTGACGCCGACCTGGGAGATCGCGCTGGTCGGCCTGTTCATCGGCGCGGTCTCGACCGCAGGCCATTGGCTTGTGATCCTGGCGTTCCGCTATGCCGGCGCCTCGCTGCTGGCGCCGTTCTCCTATATCCAGCTGTTCTGGGCGTCGCTGTTCGGCTTCTTCCTGTTCGCGGCGCTTCCCGATGTCTGGACGCTGGTCGGCGCCGTCGTCATTGCGGCCTCCGGCCTTTACACCGCGCATCGCGAGCGCATTCGCGCCAAGCAGGTGCTCGGCTGA
- a CDS encoding TetR/AcrR family transcriptional regulator, which translates to MTKTSEAPVKTGPRNRRIAGMDPDKRRQILDGAHQVFIARGFDAASMSDIATAANVSKGTLYVYFEDKEHLFVALIERERESQKRGAFEALNEDSDPVRALSNFGQCLVRMINGEFAVSAHRVVIGVAERMPDLGRGFYENGPMLGAKLIATYLDRMVAEGKLAIEDTGLAAVQFIDLCQSTLTRPRLFNAVRTPPSDEEIRRVVGEAIAMFMARYGVTPRD; encoded by the coding sequence ATGACGAAAACCTCTGAAGCCCCGGTAAAGACGGGCCCGCGCAACCGCCGGATCGCCGGCATGGACCCGGACAAGCGGCGACAGATTCTCGACGGGGCTCACCAGGTCTTTATCGCCCGCGGTTTCGACGCGGCCAGCATGAGCGACATCGCCACGGCCGCGAATGTCTCGAAGGGCACGCTCTATGTCTATTTCGAGGACAAGGAGCATCTCTTCGTCGCCCTGATCGAACGGGAGCGTGAATCGCAGAAGCGCGGCGCGTTCGAGGCGCTGAACGAGGATTCCGATCCCGTCCGGGCGCTCAGCAATTTCGGCCAGTGCCTCGTGCGCATGATCAATGGCGAGTTCGCCGTCAGCGCCCATCGCGTCGTAATCGGCGTCGCCGAGCGGATGCCCGATCTCGGCCGAGGCTTCTACGAGAACGGGCCGATGCTGGGCGCGAAGCTCATTGCGACCTATCTCGATCGCATGGTGGCCGAGGGCAAGCTGGCGATCGAGGACACCGGCCTCGCCGCCGTCCAGTTCATCGACCTCTGCCAGTCGACGCTGACGCGCCCGCGCCTGTTCAATGCCGTGCGCACGCCGCCGAGCGACGAGGAGATCCGACGCGTGGTCGGCGAAGCGATCGCGATGTTCATGGCGCGCTACGGCGTCACGCCGCGCGACTGA
- a CDS encoding response regulator transcription factor, whose product MTTMAVRVLVVDDEPPIRKLLRVGLGTEGYTISEAGNARDAIARIDAEEPDLVLLDLGLPDMTGQELLRLWRSEGRTLPIVILSSRTDEAGIVQALEAGADDYVTKPFGMRELAARLRVALRHKLHQQGEKPVFRTGELSVDLVRRIVQVGGTEVKLSPKEYDILRALVQHAGKVLTHRHLLKEVWGGNEDVQYLRVYIRQLRQKIEPIPEQPHYITTEPGVGYRLRESD is encoded by the coding sequence ATGACCACGATGGCCGTCCGGGTGCTCGTCGTCGATGACGAGCCGCCGATCCGCAAACTGCTGCGGGTCGGGCTTGGAACCGAGGGCTACACGATCAGCGAGGCCGGCAACGCCAGGGACGCGATCGCGCGGATCGATGCCGAGGAGCCCGATCTGGTGCTGCTCGATCTCGGCCTGCCTGACATGACGGGCCAAGAGCTGCTGCGCCTCTGGCGCAGCGAGGGGCGCACGCTGCCCATCGTCATCCTGTCGAGCCGCACCGACGAGGCCGGGATCGTCCAGGCGCTGGAGGCGGGCGCCGACGACTACGTCACCAAGCCATTCGGCATGCGCGAACTGGCGGCGCGGCTGCGCGTGGCACTGCGCCACAAGCTGCATCAGCAGGGCGAGAAGCCGGTCTTCCGTACCGGCGAGCTCTCGGTCGATCTGGTCCGCCGCATCGTGCAGGTCGGCGGCACCGAGGTGAAGCTGTCGCCCAAGGAATACGACATCCTGCGCGCGCTGGTGCAGCATGCCGGCAAGGTGCTGACGCATCGGCACCTGCTGAAGGAGGTCTGGGGCGGCAATGAGGATGTGCAATATCTGCGCGTCTATATCCGGCAACTGCGCCAGAAGATCGAGCCGATCCCCGAGCAGCCCCACTACATCACGACCGAGCCTGGCGTCGGCTACAGGTTGCGCGAGAGCGACTGA
- a CDS encoding HlyD family secretion protein, with amino-acid sequence MSAETASEPRRDRLKLVDAKAETAEPATAREAREAPVREAPPAAAPDKAKGGKSPLKRGIMMVAATAVVAAGLWYGIDWWRNGRFIVSTDDAYVGAEMATISAKLAANIATVSVVQNQEVKAGQPLAALDDGDWRIALDSARAKSATARATLARIDSQVEAARAALVQAQAQQNSAEAAVTRTAADFERANSLAAKSYGSQATLDAATAARDQAVASVASAKAGVVQAQANIKVLEAQRVEAARQIDELKVAEQKAERDLTFTKIAAPIDGVVANTNLQLGDLVSAGKRLMSIVPLDQVYVDANFKETQVGPLKVGDKASITVDAMPGKVFHGTVSGIAGGTGSVFTLLPPDNATGNFTKIVQRVPVRIALDKESTGQHVLRPGMSVIVSIDPRPANQR; translated from the coding sequence ATGTCTGCTGAAACCGCATCAGAACCCCGTCGCGACCGGCTGAAGCTGGTCGACGCCAAGGCCGAGACCGCTGAGCCGGCCACCGCCCGCGAGGCGCGCGAAGCGCCGGTCAGGGAAGCTCCCCCCGCTGCCGCGCCCGACAAGGCCAAGGGCGGCAAGAGCCCGCTGAAGCGCGGCATCATGATGGTCGCGGCGACCGCCGTCGTTGCCGCCGGGCTGTGGTACGGCATCGACTGGTGGCGCAATGGCCGCTTCATCGTCTCGACCGACGACGCCTATGTCGGCGCGGAGATGGCGACGATCTCGGCCAAGCTCGCCGCGAACATCGCCACCGTCTCCGTCGTGCAGAACCAGGAGGTCAAGGCCGGCCAGCCGCTCGCCGCGCTCGACGATGGCGACTGGCGGATCGCGCTCGACAGCGCGCGGGCCAAAAGCGCCACGGCGCGCGCAACACTGGCGCGCATTGACAGCCAGGTCGAAGCTGCGCGTGCCGCTCTTGTTCAGGCCCAGGCTCAGCAGAATTCCGCCGAAGCGGCCGTGACGCGCACTGCTGCTGATTTCGAGCGCGCCAACAGCCTCGCCGCCAAGTCCTACGGCTCGCAGGCGACGCTCGATGCGGCGACGGCAGCGCGCGACCAAGCGGTGGCTTCGGTGGCGAGCGCGAAAGCCGGCGTGGTGCAGGCGCAGGCCAACATCAAGGTGCTGGAGGCGCAGCGCGTCGAGGCCGCCCGCCAGATCGACGAGCTCAAGGTCGCCGAGCAGAAGGCCGAGCGCGATCTCACCTTCACCAAGATCGCCGCGCCGATCGACGGCGTCGTCGCCAACACCAATCTGCAGCTGGGCGACCTCGTCAGCGCCGGCAAGCGCCTGATGTCGATCGTTCCGCTCGACCAGGTCTATGTCGATGCGAACTTCAAGGAGACCCAGGTCGGGCCGCTGAAGGTCGGCGACAAGGCGAGCATCACGGTCGATGCCATGCCGGGCAAGGTCTTCCATGGCACGGTCAGCGGCATCGCCGGCGGCACGGGCTCGGTCTTCACGCTGCTGCCGCCCGACAACGCGACCGGCAACTTCACCAAGATCGTGCAGCGTGTGCCGGTGCGCATCGCGCTCGACAAGGAATCGACCGGACAGCACGTGCTGCGGCCGGGCATGTCGGTCATCGTGTCGATCGATCCGCGTCCCGCCAACCAGCGCTGA